From the genome of Acropora palmata chromosome 8, jaAcrPala1.3, whole genome shotgun sequence:
AAACTTGGGTAGAGAGAAATCTGGAATAGCAGAAGTGAAGTAGTGAAGTATTATATGGTCAATGTGTGTATCCTGTATGATTGAAGTAGTTTTTTTAAGGGTAAGTTACAGTGCTGAGAAATTAAGTTTAATACTTAACCCTGTATCCTTCAATAACCGAACTTTAAAGCTATGAGTGTTTGAGCTTTTTTGTGCTAGTTTGAGTAATTAGACTTGTTCGTGAAGTTGCAATTGAAAAGGGTTTTTGCGTGGGCCTTCAATCCACCAAAATTGCACATGATTATTTACTATCACTGATGCCATTTCCGTTTCCCTTGTGTCATTGAAGCGAGTCTAACTCACCATGAACAAACAATGCACGCGTCTGCTGAACCACCAAAGCAGCGGTCATACCCAGCATACTGTGACGTCAGCCCCGCCATGGGCCCTGGGTCTGCTAAGATCATGCCATACGCCCAGCACTCAGTGACGTCATATATCAACGGACAGCTTCATATAGAACGTGGCATGAACAGTATGCCAAATTACACTGTATCAAGTGCTTCCAACAAACCTTATTTGCTTCCGAAACCACCCGCGCAGCCTATCAAGGTCGAGAGTGGAGTACCTGTAAACTCAGTTGGTGATGCTGTGCCCAGTAAGATGATGGTGGTTGCCCAAAGTGCAAAGCCGGCTGTTAAtaacaaaaccaaccaaaacgtCAAGCACAACATCTTCAAGTCTATTCACCCACAGTTTATCGATCCGCCTGAGGAGTTCCAGTTCTTGTCTAACAAGCTCTCCAGGTAAGCTTCACAAAAGGTCCCTCAAGAACTGTTGCTTTAACTTGCTTGCGAACGGGTGATGGAACAACTTGAAAGATTTCCAGAGTTCCAGTTAGCAATCGAAACCTCGAACTCCGTAACGCCGGTCGGATGCTTCAACCAGTGAGCTAAAAAAATTCCTGTTGAGCCAAGTCACTGAAGAATATTTGCGCGAGTGTGGGGCTTTCTTGTGACTCAAAAGGACGCTTGACGCGTGACAACTACGATGTAGTTCTCCTGTCACAATAAAACCtcagtaaatttaaaaaaaggagtTATTGACATTTTGGTTCACTAGTATGGTCGTTGATTCACAAAATGCTAAATAGTGGACTGGGTACTAGTTGCAGTAAAAAGTGAGGGTCTGAGTTCTTTTCTCTCACCCTTGAGTCAAATACGAAATGGATCCAAGGCACATAACGTTTATATGTGGGTGGTTATTAAGTTGGTGCTGACCCCGCCTTTGTTGACACAGGAAAGCCCGAAGAGCTTTGTCAGTGGATATCCAAAGGAAAGTTGCGCGAAGGCCCTGGAAGGAAGTCACGTGTAGCGTGAAGCTTAGAGCTCTGATCTACGCCATTCCAGCCCCTCAAGAAAGCGACAATGTGGAAGCCATTGTCATAGACGATGACTGACGGAAAAGTTAGAAATAAACGCTCATTGGCATACTGGCGAAACCTACCAATAGCCATTGTGTTTGTAATAAGATGACAAATGACATTATGGCAAAGGTGAGGTACCACAAGTGATCATGTGATTTTCCTGTGTTAAACAGTTGGTTATCACGTGATACAGTTGGTGAAACACGTGCTTTCAAGTTCCTTACGTGAATACAAGTTCCCTTAGACAAGTGGAACAGTTTGCGTATAGATATGTTATATATTGCAGTCAGATCGTGATGAACacaagaaagagagaaatgaCTTCTTTGTTGCCCTTCTTCGCCTTGGGAACTCTTCCTATGCACTAAAAATTGAATGCTTTGAGCTAAAATTGTCTAAAAATTCGGTGTTGGAAGAATTTCAAGATGACTTTTTCAAGAGGCCTCTTCATTTGGCGGATTGACTAGGGTTAGCATGAGCGCGACAGTGGCCAGTATGCGGTAGAGGATCATTGGAGAAACATTGCCACCTTTCATCGTTACATATCATTCAAGGCGCAAACTGTGAGAATATGAACATAACTTGAAGCCAGCAGTTTGGCAAATCTTGGCGAGTTGGGGAGTGCCAACGATTTGTTCTAGTAACGTGATAGTTTCCTCGCCCGAGGACATATGTCGCCATTTCAAAATTAGAGCGTTTCTTGAGACGACGTTACTTTGTGGACATAACTTCAGAGGACAACGGTTATTCGTACATGCTAACCACACCGCTCTTCGAAAAATTTTCCAGTATGTGAGTTGAGCCTTTCACTTATAAAGAAGAGAATTATTGACTCTGGTATATATGAGAATCGAGAAAAAAGTTTATACATGAGTAATACGTGTGGCTAGAGCACGATGACTGAAGTTAGTTTCTGTCAGTGTTGTAGATAGTAATGCCGGCAACTTATTCGTTTTataccaaaaagaaaaaaaaacatgtctaTTGCATCAGATTTTTATTCTAAAGTACCTTTGTCATTGTTATGataagcgagtatgtaatTATTTATTGGTCTTAAAGAAGACTAAAAGGTTGAGAGAGGTTGTTTCAGTTCGAAAATAGCGAAAGGCGAATTGAGTGAAATTTTTCCTGCGCTTCTGTAGTCAGCCCTCAgatgtagtttttttttaagattcaAGAGCGACGCACCCaggcttcttttctttttttttatttactttaagCTAGGAAAGGGAAGGGAGTGAGCGTGTGTAGCTTAACTTTGTCAGCACCTGTCATGATTTCAAGCTTGATCGAACAACTCAATAACTTAACATCCCCTTTTTTGCAAAGGGGACGAGCCGTAAGCTCGCGTCAAAACATTTCCCACCAGGAAACTCGCGAAAAGGTATCCTTAGTGGGTTAACTTTAGGGGGagatttttttgtcaacaatCTAACCGTATTAGCATTTGTGCAAAATGTTAATGGCCATTTAAGTCAATTACCTTGCAGTAAATTGTACATAGATATCACGTTGATTGTTTGTTGTTACTTGTCTTCGAGTTTCACACCTTGTGAAGGCTTTAACCTAGGCAAACGCCTTGAATTTCTCTCTTTCCAAATTAATCATCGTCAGTTTTTTGTAATCATTAAAAAAGGCATACCCCCGCTCCTCgatataaaaattgaaataccCATATCAAAAACATTGAATCTTTTGTATCCCGAGCTTTGATTTCGTCCAATCAAAACCACTATTTTGTGAAATaaatagacttttttttttggagacCAATTAGAAAATTAGTTAAATGTCTGATTCTTTAGCATTTCTGAGCTTTTCAACCAACCCGTCAACCTGtgtaaatgaaaaaagtgAACCGATGGAGGCCTGCAGTCTTTTTGTGATGTCcttttcttgtatttcttgAATATCATCTGAGGAATCTCCGTTGTCTATGTTGAGCCTTCTGTAACTCTCACGAAAACCCAGAAGCACGGGAATACAGCCAGCGCATGCGCCAAACATACACCAGTTCATCCATACAGTTCCTGCAGGGAGAGAATCAAGACAATGACATCTTCTAATCGTAACATGTTGAAAATGCAGGAAGCCGAAGTATAGCAGTACggggaaaacaaaaagcaaagctcaaaaTCTTTAAGAAAGTGCTGAATATTAAACGTAGAAAATACCTATGCAatggaaaattattttaacgCCAGAATACTAAAGCGATACAGTTGCAATTTATACCACAGTTCCACAATGACAACCTCAATCTAGTGACATTTTTGCACGTAGCGAGTTGACTTTGCTTCTAAAGGATGACAAATGCGTAAGAAGGGTATTAATTTTCCACTCACCGACTCCTGGTATCATTAAAACGAGCAAGAAGATTACAGTGAAAGAATTGTTAATTAAGGTGAGTAGTCCTGTGGTGACTCCCTCAGCAACCGGATAGGTGGATTCTACAGTCAGTTCATAGAACAGGGGAATGGTACCACTGACAAAGAACCCGCCCAATATACTGGATTGGTACAGCGAATCTAAAATAACAAAGGGATGCAAAGAATGTGAGCAAATATAAATGTGGAGAGAAGAGCAATATATTGGTTCTTGGGTATTATTCACATGAAAATTGTTTAGTTATGGTAAGAATACTTGAAGTGACAATACTTCACATAATCTTCAGTTCAACCTCGTCACAAGTTACCTCTCTCGACAGTGGAAAAAAGAATGGATCGATCGTGCTACTTATTGTCTTAGAACCCAAGTTTTCGAAGCCCTATTGATAGGACCCAATTTATTATTGATAGGAGGAATCTAAACCAGAAATTAAAAGTATGTTGAATACAAACCTCCAAGTAGCTTTAAAATCTTTAACCATACATTTGACGGTCCATGCCGGGTGATTTCGCATTGACTCTTTACCAGTATATTAAGATGGCCGCCGCTGAAATTGGCTTCATTTCTTAAACAAcagaagctcgatccagtcttttttagATCAGTAGATATTACTATCACTTTGTCAGGCACTATTGCGCATTTTAGActaaatggagaatttggggggctaaaatgcattttagcccgccaatgAGTCtaagtcgggcccaaaacacaTTTATGCCCGCCAACACAAACTCTATTGTTTATTCACGCAAAGCtccatttttttattggctgGAAAATACATCACTGATCATATTAAGAATCAGGCTCCTCTGTTGCCAGCAAAGCTGTAACGTGATCAAACTGCGCTTTCTCGCGAAGAAATAATTGTTCTGTGTTTTGCTACGTTTACTTTTGGTGCtatctgtaaatttttttctggttagtagaaataaaatcaaattacGAACATTGTTTGCTTGTACTACTTACATCTGGAATAGCCAATCATTCTAAGACAGAGAAGAGAAAACCACAAGAAACATCCAGCCGAACCGAAAAACAGCACAAGCAAGAGAGCCTTCATTTTGCCTCCAAACAGGTCAGCACACCTCGCCAGTAACAAACCTGCACCGATACCAGCTAACGTACCAAAGCAACCTATGCGACCGGCTTCATTCTGTTAAAAACAATCACAACAAAAAAGTTAAGCAACTGCTATTGATGAGAAGGAAGAGTCAAGGCTCAGGCTGAATATAAAGGTATCTGCAAAGTTAGAGCATGTATCTAGGACTTGAGATGAGACGCTGAGGTATAGCAAAGATCCTAGTTGAGAGACCAATTCAACGAGACAGCAGGCAATAATGACGAAAGTGATTCACCTGGGTGATGCTGAATGTCTCTAAATTAACAGCTAATGAAGCTCCCCAGCCACTGTAAACACCTAAAAGGCAAAAACAGAGTCACTATCGAGCTTGGAATCTCTGTCAGTTCCGACAAGTGATAAATGATGAGGACAATAAGCATACCAGTTGTAACTCCATACACTAATGCGAGCGTCCAGAATTGTTTATTTCTGCAAGTTGACAATTATAAAACTCAGAATAAGATAATGATGAAAAGCCTCCATGGAATATGGTGATGAAGAGAGGGCGGGGAGGGCGGGGGGTGAGAAATCAAGCAACCGCGTGCAGAAGACGCTTCCTCTATAGAAAGAGACGAATAGAATAGAGAGACAGAGTTGTGTTTACAAATCACCTGAATATCTGCTTGGTCCCAGAAAAGAAGtcctctctctttcttttagcGGATTTACTTGGTGGTAAAGGAGGTTTGTCTGGGAAATACATCAAGACTAACACGAACAGGAATGTTACAACGCCAAATTCTGAAAGAAAAGCGAAAAAGTGGTCGTAGTTGTTCGATCAAATAGAAAGTGTGACAGCTCAATATGTGAATTGGTTTAACTAAATGTTTGAAAAGCTAAGAGcgaatttggaattaattactattattaaccAACTATGACAGATGCAAACGGCACAATTTTAATCAATCACAATTTGAACTAATAAACTGCAAGTAACTACTaagaaataacttttttttttcaacgagGTTCAAGACATTACAGTCACTGAAAGATTAAGTTGTACATTTCTCTTCCCATAGCGCGGAAAATCTGCTGTAAGCACCCTCTCCCATTGATGACACAGGGGTGTGAGACTAGATCCTTCCCAGCGCGCATTTTAGTTGGTTTATGAAAAGACTTTTTCCTCGTACAGGAACCATTTCgtaagaaacaagaaattgatACTAGTTTCGTACTCACCGACATAAAGCAAATTCATAATATCCCTTGAGCCTTCTTTTCTGAGTCGTTCTTTTTCTGCAAATGCAATGAGTTTCGAAAATCGTTGTTACGGTAGAGCGTGTATCAAAAACGGTGTCGACAACGTCTTGAGGGTTGGTAACTTTTACTGCGGGGCTATCCTATTGgcaattagtataaatttactcgtagtctatcgtgaatccatgaacctgattggctatattactcgtagactatctgctgatagtctacagttgtgaatagccaatgaaaatcggctattttgaacacctgatgcttgtttcacacctcagtgcacatcacgcgctgtgtttgaaacctttgaattgccgatatAAACACAATaagacattttttcctaaacgttactttacatttttatgcaatgagactacgagtcaatttatactaaaacaattagactactcgccctcgttttctacgagcgatagtcaacgaggcgcagccgagttgactatctgctcgtagaaaactcgggctcgtagtctaattgttaattattagtAAGGACATCAATTAAATAGAGCCAGCAAGCTCTAATGGAAGCTAAAAAATGTTGCACTGGTTACCTTTTTCTAAGTCTGGTCCCATTCCAACCTTTGCAGTTCTTTTATAAACAGCTTCAATTTCAGTGGGATGAAGTTTCTTCTCCCATATAGCTATCTCATCAAACGACGCCTTGGAGAAGACCCTGTCGTTATTTGGTCTACCTAATGTTAACGTCGTAAAATTATGAGCTTCAAGTTTCGTAGTTTTTCCCTTGGGGTCCTCTCCCACAAAAGAACCGTTTGTATATATCGCAAGGCCATCACGCTGGTCCCACGTGAAAGTCACGTGGGTCCAAGATTCACGCGGCACCGCAAAGCTCCGTTTCCATACCATTGTGCCATTTTCGACTTTGACGGTCAAATGGTCCTCTCTGTCATATGAAAAATCTTGATAAATCAAAAATCCTCTAAGTCCTTCTTCGCTGCCGCTTGTGCCCATGAAGTACTGCAGTCCATTGCTATCCAGAACCGCATACTTTGTCCAGAGTGACACAGTTAATCCGTACGCACATAGAGAGGGTTCGCTCATACAAGTATTTACAAAGCTTCCTAAATTTAACCATGCTCCCCTGCCATCAGTTTCGACACTTTGATTGACAACGCCTTTTGACGTCACGCAATCACTGAATACCAGTCCTTCCAAGCCTGTCTTTGAGTCTTTAACTACTTTATTGGTTTGAATAGTCCAGTATTCGCCCGACACGTGAGTCCTTGCTCTTATATCGTTTCTGGTGATTTGAGCATTTTTCACAGTAATATTTAGATGATCTAACGGCCAATAGTGCTTAGCATCTCTGTAGATGGAGTCTGTAATAGAAAGTGAGGTATGAGGGAACTTCAACAAATCCATATTAAACAATTGGTTCATAGTTAGCATGTGCCCGTCGAGTTATAAATGAACGCGAGAGGTTGCTGAGCACGAAAAAAGCGATGGCCGAGTGTGACTCTGGCTTCTCGAGggcttagcaacctcccaaATGCATTCATGACTCGACGGACGTTTGCTTACTATGAACCAATTGTCTTATAACACTGACAATAGTTTACTAAGTTTAACCATACAGCTTACAGAAGTGCATTTACATGGCTTCGTTGTGTCATCAGCTTGCGTCCATAGGATTAGAGAGCCttagattctaggacaagGACGAGAAtcagtacgagatttgactgcccgtttttagcaaaaatacaGTGTAATATGCAGTGTAGATTGCTaagttattcttgttgctggtaactgaacccttttgcagatcgaaaaatggcaaaactactaccgtgttcttgacttgttttgactcgacaacatttttgcaaaacctcgtactaaaatgacaacggcatcacgtttttcccgcccaAGTGACGTTGATTTGCGCGCGCTCAGtgttgttctatgagaaaatctcgtactcgtagttgttctcgtcctagaatctaaatctctctatta
Proteins encoded in this window:
- the LOC141890221 gene encoding uncharacterized protein LOC141890221 isoform X3 → MHSIDSSKSADRESFILPQEDGMTVVDFEDPWVRREDVEYPRCDQRYHKFEDAQRNSLTPDQEHLLSTKERFLAAPGEHSLEDDKPAIEYKSYKRRFYILLLFSFISFCQYCAWNTYGPIATTAKWVFGWSNTQIAFLASMDPITYLCTMHFFSWMMDEKGLRLSVITSCAFMFVGTGMRCATSNPSYAIWSMGAGQLFNGIAGPVTQAAPTLLSSTWFPSEQRTTATAVAALCGSLGIAVSFMIGPLVVTDVKSELDRMRPDRGNITRNLSNTLDVYYDKNLPYLDSIYRDAKHYWPLDHLNITVKNAQITRNDIRARTHVSGEYWTIQTNKVVKDSKTGLEGLVFSDCVTSKGVVNQSVETDGRGAWLNLGSFVNTCMSEPSLCAYGLTVSLWTKYAVLDSNGLQYFMGTSGSEEGLRGFLIYQDFSYDREDHLTVKVENGTMVWKRSFAVPRESWTHVTFTWDQRDGLAIYTNGSFVGEDPKGKTTKLEAHNFTTLTLGRPNNDRVFSKASFDEIAIWEKKLHPTEIEAVYKRTAKVGMGPDLEKEKERLRKEGSRDIMNLLYVEFGVVTFLFVLVLMYFPDKPPLPPSKSAKRKREDFFSGTKQIFRNKQFWTLALVYGVTTGVYSGWGASLAVNLETFSITQNEAGRIGCFGTLAGIGAGLLLARCADLFGGKMKALLLVLFFGSAGCFLWFSLLCLRMIGYSRYSLYQSSILGGFFVSGTIPLFYELTVESTYPVAEGVTTGLLTLINNSFTVIFLLVLMIPGVGTVWMNWCMFGACAGCIPVLLGFRESYRRLNIDNGDSSDDIQEIQEKDITKRLQASIGSLFSFTQVDGLVEKLRNAKESDI
- the LOC141890221 gene encoding uncharacterized protein LOC141890221 isoform X1; the protein is MVPEVKPKGIKGRRGYGQALRLRKKRWLLNGLKAERKYVASSLSSQTAPSMHSIDSSKSADRESFILPQEDGMTVVDFEDPWVRREDVEYPRCDQRYHKFEDAQRNSLTPDQEHLLSTKERFLAAPGEHSLEDDKPAIEYKSYKRRFYILLLFSFISFCQYCAWNTYGPIATTAKWVFGWSNTQIAFLASMDPITYLCTMHFFSWMMDEKGLRLSVITSCAFMFVGTGMRCATSNPSYAIWSMGAGQLFNGIAGPVTQAAPTLLSSTWFPSEQRTTATAVAALCGSLGIAVSFMIGPLVVTDVKSELDRMRPDRGNITRNLSNTLDVYYDKNLPYLDSIYRDAKHYWPLDHLNITVKNAQITRNDIRARTHVSGEYWTIQTNKVVKDSKTGLEGLVFSDCVTSKGVVNQSVETDGRGAWLNLGSFVNTCMSEPSLCAYGLTVSLWTKYAVLDSNGLQYFMGTSGSEEGLRGFLIYQDFSYDREDHLTVKVENGTMVWKRSFAVPRESWTHVTFTWDQRDGLAIYTNGSFVGEDPKGKTTKLEAHNFTTLTLGRPNNDRVFSKASFDEIAIWEKKLHPTEIEAVYKRTAKVGMGPDLEKEKERLRKEGSRDIMNLLYVEFGVVTFLFVLVLMYFPDKPPLPPSKSAKRKREDFFSGTKQIFRNKQFWTLALVYGVTTGVYSGWGASLAVNLETFSITQNEAGRIGCFGTLAGIGAGLLLARCADLFGGKMKALLLVLFFGSAGCFLWFSLLCLRMIGYSRYSLYQSSILGGFFVSGTIPLFYELTVESTYPVAEGVTTGLLTLINNSFTVIFLLVLMIPGVGTVWMNWCMFGACAGCIPVLLGFRESYRRLNIDNGDSSDDIQEIQEKDITKRLQASIGSLFSFTQVDGLVEKLRNAKESDI
- the LOC141890221 gene encoding uncharacterized protein LOC141890221 isoform X2 translates to MVNDRGKRIFGVLDSLLKKASSLSSQTAPSMHSIDSSKSADRESFILPQEDGMTVVDFEDPWVRREDVEYPRCDQRYHKFEDAQRNSLTPDQEHLLSTKERFLAAPGEHSLEDDKPAIEYKSYKRRFYILLLFSFISFCQYCAWNTYGPIATTAKWVFGWSNTQIAFLASMDPITYLCTMHFFSWMMDEKGLRLSVITSCAFMFVGTGMRCATSNPSYAIWSMGAGQLFNGIAGPVTQAAPTLLSSTWFPSEQRTTATAVAALCGSLGIAVSFMIGPLVVTDVKSELDRMRPDRGNITRNLSNTLDVYYDKNLPYLDSIYRDAKHYWPLDHLNITVKNAQITRNDIRARTHVSGEYWTIQTNKVVKDSKTGLEGLVFSDCVTSKGVVNQSVETDGRGAWLNLGSFVNTCMSEPSLCAYGLTVSLWTKYAVLDSNGLQYFMGTSGSEEGLRGFLIYQDFSYDREDHLTVKVENGTMVWKRSFAVPRESWTHVTFTWDQRDGLAIYTNGSFVGEDPKGKTTKLEAHNFTTLTLGRPNNDRVFSKASFDEIAIWEKKLHPTEIEAVYKRTAKVGMGPDLEKEKERLRKEGSRDIMNLLYVEFGVVTFLFVLVLMYFPDKPPLPPSKSAKRKREDFFSGTKQIFRNKQFWTLALVYGVTTGVYSGWGASLAVNLETFSITQNEAGRIGCFGTLAGIGAGLLLARCADLFGGKMKALLLVLFFGSAGCFLWFSLLCLRMIGYSRYSLYQSSILGGFFVSGTIPLFYELTVESTYPVAEGVTTGLLTLINNSFTVIFLLVLMIPGVGTVWMNWCMFGACAGCIPVLLGFRESYRRLNIDNGDSSDDIQEIQEKDITKRLQASIGSLFSFTQVDGLVEKLRNAKESDI